A genomic stretch from Empedobacter stercoris includes:
- the purB gene encoding adenylosuccinate lyase, with translation MNKYQNPLESRYCSDEMLYIFSPEKKFTTWRQLWIALAEIEKELGLDITDEQIQALKDNATNIDYDVAAAYEKKFRHDVMAHVHAYGDVAPSAKAIIHLGATSAFVGDNTDLIQIRDGFQHIKGQLINVIDGLAKFARQYKDLPTLGFTHFQPAQLTTVGKRATLWLQSVLLDLEELEFRIDTLRFRGVKGTTGTAASFKELFDGDYQKVKTLDKKLSERFGFNSVFAVSGQTYDRKIDAQALELLSNIAQSAHKFTNDLRLLQNLKEIEEPFEKNQIGSSAMAYKRNPMRSERIASLAKYVMSLASSPAMVASTQWFERTLDDSANKRLAVPQAFLAIDAILIIWNNILDGLVVYPKIIEKHIAEELPFMATEYIIMEGVKNGGDRQELHEIIRTHSMEAARQVKMEGKSNDLIERIIADDNVKIDKDKLVELLDPKNFTGFASEQTEEFLKDLVDPIIEENKALLGAHTDLKV, from the coding sequence ATGAACAAGTATCAAAATCCGTTAGAATCGAGATATTGTAGCGACGAAATGCTATACATCTTTTCTCCTGAGAAAAAATTTACAACATGGAGACAGCTTTGGATTGCTTTAGCAGAAATTGAAAAAGAACTTGGATTAGATATTACAGACGAACAAATTCAAGCGTTAAAAGACAATGCAACAAACATTGATTATGATGTTGCAGCAGCTTACGAAAAGAAATTTCGCCACGATGTAATGGCTCACGTACACGCTTACGGAGACGTTGCACCAAGCGCAAAAGCAATTATTCACTTAGGTGCAACTTCTGCTTTTGTTGGCGATAATACAGATTTGATTCAAATCCGTGATGGTTTTCAACACATCAAAGGACAATTAATCAATGTAATTGATGGTTTAGCAAAATTTGCGCGTCAATACAAAGATTTACCAACATTAGGATTTACACATTTTCAACCAGCACAATTAACAACAGTTGGTAAACGTGCAACACTTTGGTTACAATCTGTTTTATTAGACTTAGAAGAATTAGAATTCAGAATCGATACTTTACGTTTCCGCGGAGTAAAAGGAACAACTGGAACAGCGGCTTCTTTCAAAGAATTATTTGACGGAGATTACCAAAAAGTAAAAACATTAGACAAAAAATTATCTGAACGTTTCGGATTCAATAGTGTTTTTGCCGTTTCAGGACAAACCTACGATCGTAAAATTGATGCACAAGCATTAGAATTATTATCAAACATTGCACAATCTGCACATAAATTCACAAACGACTTACGTTTATTACAAAACTTAAAAGAAATTGAAGAACCTTTCGAGAAAAACCAAATTGGATCTTCTGCAATGGCATACAAACGCAACCCAATGCGTTCTGAGCGTATCGCTTCATTAGCGAAATACGTGATGTCTTTGGCAAGTTCTCCTGCAATGGTTGCCTCAACACAATGGTTCGAAAGAACATTAGACGATTCTGCAAACAAACGTTTAGCCGTTCCTCAAGCTTTCTTAGCGATTGATGCAATTTTAATCATTTGGAACAATATTTTAGATGGTTTAGTCGTTTATCCTAAAATCATCGAGAAGCATATTGCGGAAGAATTACCATTTATGGCAACCGAATATATCATTATGGAAGGGGTTAAAAATGGTGGAGACCGTCAAGAATTACACGAAATCATCCGTACGCATTCTATGGAAGCTGCAAGACAAGTGAAAATGGAAGGAAAATCAAACGATTTGATTGAGCGTATTATTGCTGATGATAACGTAAAAATTGATAAAGATAAATTAGTCGAATTATTAGATCCGAAGAACTTTACAGGATTTGCATCTGAACAGACAGAAGAATTCTTAAAAGATTTGGTTGATCCTATAATCGAAGAAAATAAAGCACTTTTGGGCGCTCATACAGACCTGAAAGTGTAA
- a CDS encoding stage II sporulation protein M has translation MREAHFIDKNKAKWSDIEHNLKNKIEVHPDVLAKNYIEITNDLAFAQTYYPKSKTKDYLNELALFAHQSVYKDQRTSSNQFVQFFKEDVPNVVYKNHKMLLYSFLIFALAVLIGILSSHFDPDFTRLILGNQYVDETLMNIKKGDPAAIYKSGSQTGSSLAITINNIRVAFLAFTLGLFFSIGSGYILFSNGIMLGAFHYMFFKEGVLGKAMTAIWMHGTIEISVIIIAGACGLMLGNGFMFPKTLSRKKSLIIKAKEAVMILLSTVPMFILAGFIEGFITRLYDVNIFISLAVILLSLCLIVWYYIIFPIQKNRQKTKLFNQILESNETV, from the coding sequence ATGAGAGAAGCGCATTTTATTGATAAAAATAAGGCTAAATGGTCTGATATTGAACATAATTTAAAAAATAAAATTGAAGTTCATCCAGATGTTTTAGCAAAAAATTACATCGAAATTACAAATGATTTGGCGTTTGCTCAAACTTATTATCCAAAAAGTAAAACGAAGGATTATTTGAACGAATTAGCCTTGTTTGCACATCAATCAGTTTACAAAGATCAACGAACATCAAGCAATCAATTTGTACAATTTTTTAAAGAAGATGTCCCAAATGTGGTGTATAAAAACCATAAAATGTTGTTATATTCTTTCCTGATCTTTGCTTTAGCAGTTTTAATTGGAATTCTATCTTCACATTTTGATCCCGATTTTACACGCTTAATTTTAGGAAATCAATACGTGGACGAAACCTTAATGAACATCAAAAAAGGTGATCCGGCAGCAATTTATAAATCGGGAAGCCAAACGGGTTCTTCTTTAGCAATTACCATAAACAATATTCGTGTTGCATTTTTAGCTTTTACCTTAGGTTTATTTTTCAGTATTGGCTCAGGATATATTCTTTTTTCGAACGGAATTATGTTAGGCGCTTTTCATTATATGTTTTTCAAAGAAGGTGTTCTTGGTAAAGCGATGACAGCAATTTGGATGCATGGAACAATCGAAATTTCTGTGATTATTATCGCCGGAGCATGTGGACTTATGTTAGGAAATGGATTTATGTTTCCTAAAACGTTATCCCGAAAAAAATCGCTGATTATCAAAGCAAAAGAAGCTGTTATGATTCTTTTAAGTACAGTTCCAATGTTTATTCTTGCTGGTTTTATCGAAGGATTTATCACACGTTTATACGATGTTAATATTTTTATTAGCCTTGCTGTTATCCTGCTTTCTTTATGTCTAATTGTGTGGTATTACATCATTTTTCCTATTCAAAAAAATAGACAAAAAACGAAATTGTTTAATCAAATTTTGGAATCGAATGAAACAGTTTAA
- a CDS encoding N-acetylmuramoyl-L-alanine amidase translates to MKKKIHFFAIAGLITTSALFAQNSKTFVIDAGHGGHDIGSKNSVITESEYSLELAQKIQKLAREKNIKVILTRTENDFLDLQS, encoded by the coding sequence ATGAAAAAGAAAATCCATTTTTTTGCGATTGCAGGTTTGATCACAACTTCAGCTTTATTTGCACAAAATTCTAAAACTTTTGTAATTGATGCTGGTCATGGAGGACATGATATTGGATCAAAAAATAGCGTTATCACCGAAAGCGAATATTCGTTAGAATTGGCACAAAAAATTCAAAAATTAGCAAGAGAAAAAAATATCAAGGTGATTTTGACGAGAACTGAAAATGATTTTTTGGATTTGCAATCATGA
- a CDS encoding N-acetylmuramoyl-L-alanine amidase family protein gives MKKIIQIICLFITTGLFAQTNFVDNKITSPKRIILLDAGHGGTDTGVKREEFQEKDIALKIATVIQEKNPFENIEFVLLRKGDEQIINTNRAKLINEIKPDLVLSLHANYNVKDSKKGTEIHLSPLNPTFEESKILGEKIGNNISSLGFENLGIVESNAKILRDSQVPIVMIEIGYLTNIEDRKLLTNEENYPKIADKIFEALKN, from the coding sequence ATGAAAAAAATAATTCAGATCATTTGTTTATTTATAACAACAGGTCTTTTTGCGCAAACAAATTTTGTTGACAATAAAATTACTTCACCAAAACGTATTATTCTATTAGATGCAGGTCACGGTGGGACTGACACAGGCGTAAAACGAGAAGAATTTCAAGAAAAAGATATTGCCTTAAAAATTGCAACGGTAATACAAGAAAAAAATCCTTTCGAAAATATTGAGTTTGTTTTGCTACGCAAAGGTGACGAACAAATTATCAATACCAATCGAGCGAAATTAATTAACGAAATCAAACCAGATTTAGTTTTGTCTCTTCACGCAAATTATAATGTAAAAGATTCGAAAAAAGGAACTGAAATTCATCTTTCTCCATTGAATCCTACTTTCGAAGAATCTAAAATACTTGGCGAAAAAATAGGAAATAACATCAGCAGTTTAGGTTTCGAAAATCTTGGAATTGTAGAGTCTAATGCAAAAATACTACGTGATTCTCAAGTTCCTATTGTGATGATCGAAATTGGATATTTGACAAACATTGAAGATCGAAAACTATTGACAAACGAAGAAAATTATCCAAAAATCGCAGATAAAATTTTTGAAGCATTGAAGAATTAA
- a CDS encoding DUF962 domain-containing protein — translation MRKIEQLFSEYGESHQNATNKLIHWICVPLIFWTILGFISYIPTPHFYIPAFGYISIASIIALIIVSKFYFRLSFVVGFIMIFVMLIMEFFISQCNLQFGIKSWTVYLVVLTLHGFRNSLVTK, via the coding sequence ATGAGAAAAATAGAACAACTTTTTAGTGAATATGGTGAGAGTCATCAAAATGCTACAAACAAATTGATTCATTGGATTTGTGTTCCACTCATCTTTTGGACGATTCTTGGCTTTATTTCCTACATTCCAACGCCGCATTTTTATATTCCAGCTTTTGGTTATATAAGTATAGCTTCAATTATTGCGTTGATAATTGTTTCAAAATTTTATTTCAGACTTTCGTTTGTCGTTGGTTTTATCATGATTTTTGTGATGTTGATAATGGAGTTTTTTATTTCACAATGCAATCTTCAATTTGGTATTAAATCTTGGACAGTTTACTTGGTAGTTTTAACTTTACATGGATTCAGAAATTCGTTGGTCACAAAATAG
- a CDS encoding AAA family ATPase, with protein sequence MNYENTYQPFENRIDFSDVQHKMQAVKNELKKVIVGQDDVIDQLILSLLSNGHSLIEGLPGVAKTMMAKLLAKTIDSGFSRIQFTPDLMPSDVIGTSILNSKINEFEFKQGPIFSNIILIDEINRSPAKTQAALFESMSERQVTVDGITYPLQAPFLVFATQNPIEQEGTYRLPEAQLDRFMFKIYVKYPSLESEIELLKEQQERKNIDKESLIEKVITGNEIIDFQDRIKSVFVHHALITYIATIVHQTRIDQTLYMGASPRASIAILDAAKSNAAVNGRDFVIPEDIKQIAHIILGHRVVMVPEKEMEGFTTEHIIQQIIDRVEIPR encoded by the coding sequence ATGAACTACGAAAATACTTATCAACCATTCGAAAATAGAATTGATTTTTCGGATGTACAACATAAAATGCAAGCTGTAAAAAATGAATTGAAAAAAGTAATCGTTGGACAAGACGATGTGATTGATCAATTGATTTTGTCTTTATTATCGAACGGACATTCATTGATAGAAGGTTTACCTGGAGTAGCCAAAACAATGATGGCAAAATTATTGGCAAAAACCATCGATTCTGGTTTTAGTAGAATTCAGTTTACACCAGATTTAATGCCTTCTGATGTGATTGGAACGTCTATCCTTAACTCAAAAATCAATGAATTTGAATTCAAACAAGGTCCTATTTTTTCGAATATTATCTTAATTGATGAAATCAACCGTTCTCCTGCAAAAACGCAAGCCGCTTTATTCGAATCGATGTCAGAAAGACAAGTCACTGTAGATGGGATAACTTACCCATTACAAGCACCTTTTTTAGTTTTTGCAACACAAAATCCCATCGAACAAGAAGGAACTTATCGATTACCTGAAGCGCAATTGGACCGTTTTATGTTCAAGATATATGTTAAATATCCTTCACTTGAAAGTGAAATTGAATTATTAAAAGAACAACAAGAACGCAAAAATATTGACAAAGAATCGTTAATTGAAAAAGTAATTACTGGCAATGAAATCATTGATTTTCAAGATCGAATAAAATCTGTTTTTGTACACCATGCATTGATTACCTACATTGCAACGATTGTTCATCAAACCAGAATCGATCAAACATTATACATGGGCGCTTCGCCTCGTGCTTCTATTGCCATTTTAGATGCTGCTAAATCAAATGCAGCAGTTAATGGGCGTGATTTTGTAATTCCAGAAGATATCAAACAAATTGCACATATAATTTTAGGGCATCGCGTTGTTATGGTTCCTGAGAAAGAAATGGAAGGTTTTACAACTGAACATATCATTCAGCAAATTATTGATCGTGTAGAAATTCCTCGTTAA
- a CDS encoding adenylosuccinate synthase, whose translation MSTHVVVGLQWGDEGKGKITDVLAEKADYVVRYQGGNNAGHTVYVGDDKFVLHLLPSGVLQCKGKCIIANGVVVDPAAFFTEIEKLEARGLSTDHVFISRRAHIIMPYHILLDEYREEFAGKDQIGTTKRGIGPCYEDKVARVGIRAIDLLNPDILKEKIKENLIVKNALFEKLFEKEPLAFEEIYEKYVAYGERLKERIIDTELEINQAIDEGKNVLFEGAQALMLDIDFGTYPFVTSSSPTTGGVCVGAGVPPTKLKNLIGVSKAYCTRVGNGPFPTELDNELGEKIRQVGHEFGASTGRSRRTGWLDLVALKHACMINGITHLVITKLDVMSNIDTVKVCTGYKTEDGKIIDYFTSSTTKLANYEAQYDELPGWKEDITNVKTFDELPQTAQDYIHYIEKYLGIEVYLVSVGPERSQNIIRTTLF comes from the coding sequence ATGTCAACACACGTAGTAGTCGGTCTTCAATGGGGTGACGAGGGAAAAGGAAAAATTACAGATGTTCTTGCTGAAAAAGCAGATTATGTTGTACGCTACCAAGGTGGTAACAACGCTGGTCATACAGTATATGTAGGTGATGATAAATTTGTATTACACTTATTACCTTCTGGAGTTTTACAATGCAAAGGAAAATGTATTATTGCGAATGGTGTCGTAGTAGATCCTGCAGCTTTTTTCACTGAAATCGAAAAATTAGAAGCAAGAGGTTTATCTACAGATCATGTATTTATCTCAAGAAGAGCGCATATTATTATGCCTTATCATATTTTGTTAGATGAATATCGTGAAGAATTTGCCGGAAAAGATCAAATTGGTACAACAAAACGCGGAATTGGACCTTGTTATGAGGATAAAGTTGCTCGTGTTGGTATTCGTGCTATTGATTTATTAAATCCAGATATTTTAAAAGAAAAAATCAAAGAAAATTTAATTGTTAAAAATGCTTTATTCGAAAAATTATTCGAAAAAGAGCCTTTAGCTTTTGAAGAAATCTACGAAAAATACGTGGCTTACGGAGAGCGTTTAAAAGAACGTATTATTGATACTGAGTTAGAAATTAACCAAGCAATTGACGAAGGTAAAAACGTTTTATTCGAAGGTGCACAAGCCTTGATGTTAGACATCGATTTTGGTACATATCCTTTCGTTACATCATCTTCTCCAACAACTGGTGGAGTTTGTGTTGGTGCTGGAGTTCCTCCTACAAAACTAAAAAATTTGATCGGAGTTTCTAAAGCATATTGTACACGTGTTGGTAACGGACCTTTCCCAACAGAGTTGGACAACGAATTAGGAGAAAAAATCCGTCAAGTTGGTCACGAATTCGGAGCATCTACAGGTCGTTCACGTCGTACAGGATGGTTAGATTTAGTGGCGTTAAAACACGCTTGTATGATTAATGGAATTACACATTTAGTAATCACTAAATTAGATGTAATGTCTAATATTGATACCGTTAAAGTTTGTACAGGTTACAAAACTGAAGATGGAAAAATCATCGATTATTTCACTTCTTCTACAACTAAATTGGCTAATTACGAAGCTCAATACGACGAATTACCTGGATGGAAAGAAGATATTACAAACGTAAAAACTTTCGACGAATTACCGCAAACTGCGCAAGATTACATCCACTACATTGAGAAATACTTAGGAATCGAAGTTTATTTAGTTTCGGTTGGTCCAGAGCGCTCTCAAAACATTATTAGAACAACTTTATTTTAA
- a CDS encoding fructosamine kinase family protein, whose amino-acid sequence MNEILERLKQLNLGIDSIVPIKGGDINDAFRLESFDKKYFLKVNSANNFPQLFKKEARALEAIKKTKTFSVPKVIDVGEAGKDFQYLVLEWIESSTPTVVNWENLGRNLAKLHQKTNKQFGWTEDNYIAIVVQPNSFTTTWSDFYANNRILPMIKLLQNKQLITSKQLKSAENLCKQLNSIFPEEKPALIHGDFWNGNILANSNDEFTIIDPAIYYGHREMDIAIAKLFGGFDDAFFDAYQESHPLEANYEERLPIAQLFPLLIHAYLFEGYYVKDVQTILKKF is encoded by the coding sequence ATGAATGAAATTTTAGAACGATTAAAACAATTGAATTTAGGCATAGATTCTATCGTCCCGATTAAAGGTGGTGATATTAACGATGCCTTTCGATTAGAGTCGTTTGATAAAAAATATTTTTTAAAGGTTAATTCTGCTAATAACTTCCCACAACTTTTCAAAAAAGAAGCGCGAGCTTTAGAAGCCATCAAAAAAACAAAGACATTTTCAGTTCCGAAGGTGATCGATGTTGGTGAAGCTGGAAAAGATTTTCAATATTTAGTGTTAGAATGGATAGAATCCTCTACTCCAACTGTTGTTAATTGGGAAAACTTAGGAAGAAACTTAGCTAAACTTCATCAAAAAACAAACAAACAATTTGGTTGGACAGAAGACAATTATATCGCAATTGTGGTGCAGCCGAATAGTTTTACAACAACTTGGAGTGATTTTTACGCAAACAATCGAATCTTACCCATGATAAAATTGTTGCAAAACAAACAATTAATCACTTCAAAACAACTAAAATCAGCAGAAAACTTATGTAAACAATTGAATTCTATATTCCCCGAAGAAAAACCAGCGTTAATTCATGGTGATTTTTGGAACGGAAATATTTTAGCGAATTCAAACGATGAATTTACAATTATAGACCCTGCTATTTACTATGGACATCGCGAAATGGATATTGCTATAGCAAAACTTTTTGGTGGATTTGACGATGCTTTTTTCGATGCTTATCAAGAAAGTCATCCGCTCGAAGCCAATTACGAAGAACGTTTGCCTATTGCGCAATTATTTCCATTGTTGATTCACGCTTATCTTTTCGAAGGATATTATGTGAAAGACGTACAAACCATTTTGAAGAAATTTTAA
- a CDS encoding DUF58 domain-containing protein — MKFFKSLFLTNRFFYAGFFVAFCYVIAFFLSPIFLVAKMVTLLFIVSVILEIFLVFLPKNSLEISRKYPERFSNGDENELELSVTNNYQFSLNVRIIEEFPLQLQLREFELKKRFKSGQNTKFDFKIRPTERGSYKFGSTNVFISIFGFIEKKIKVNELIAIACYPSYLQFKQFQLYSTAQVQNQFGMKKIRKIGTNTEFENIKNYTTGDEYRLINWKATAKANRLMVNQFQEEKSQPVYSLIDLGRTMRMPFDGLKLVDYSINSSLVIANISLQKNEKAGLITFNKKIQDHVVADRKNHQMQLILEKLYNVQTDFLESDFGQLYAYIKRKLTQRSLLFIYTNFETIDALERQLPYLKLIKKSHVVVLIMFKNSELKKLNHQKAKTTTDIYDQTIAEKFNYDKELIINRLHQFGILTIYCEPKELSINLINKYLEIKARGLF; from the coding sequence ATGAAATTTTTCAAAAGCCTATTTCTTACCAATCGCTTCTTTTATGCGGGATTTTTTGTTGCATTTTGTTATGTGATTGCCTTTTTCTTATCTCCTATTTTCTTGGTGGCAAAAATGGTAACACTCTTATTTATAGTGAGCGTTATCCTTGAAATTTTTTTGGTTTTTCTTCCTAAAAATTCATTAGAAATTAGTCGAAAATATCCGGAACGATTTTCAAATGGAGATGAAAATGAATTAGAACTTTCAGTTACAAATAATTATCAATTTTCGTTAAATGTGAGAATTATTGAAGAATTTCCACTTCAGTTGCAATTGAGAGAATTCGAATTGAAAAAACGATTTAAAAGTGGTCAGAACACCAAATTTGATTTCAAAATTCGTCCAACAGAAAGAGGTTCGTATAAATTTGGAAGTACAAATGTCTTTATTTCTATTTTTGGTTTCATTGAGAAAAAGATAAAAGTTAACGAACTAATAGCGATCGCTTGTTATCCTTCCTATCTACAATTCAAACAATTTCAGTTGTATTCAACTGCTCAAGTTCAGAATCAATTTGGAATGAAAAAAATTCGAAAAATTGGAACCAATACAGAATTCGAAAACATTAAAAATTATACAACTGGTGACGAATACAGATTGATTAATTGGAAAGCTACTGCGAAAGCAAATCGGTTAATGGTCAACCAATTTCAAGAAGAAAAATCGCAACCTGTTTATTCGTTAATTGATTTGGGAAGAACGATGCGGATGCCTTTTGATGGTTTAAAATTGGTAGATTATTCGATTAATTCGAGTTTAGTCATCGCAAATATTTCACTCCAAAAAAATGAAAAAGCTGGGTTAATTACTTTCAACAAAAAAATTCAAGATCATGTCGTTGCAGATCGAAAAAATCATCAAATGCAATTGATTTTGGAAAAATTATACAATGTACAAACCGATTTTTTGGAAAGTGATTTTGGACAATTGTATGCTTACATTAAACGAAAGTTAACGCAACGTTCACTCCTATTTATTTACACCAATTTTGAAACAATTGACGCTTTAGAACGTCAATTACCTTATTTGAAATTGATTAAAAAATCGCATGTAGTCGTTTTGATTATGTTCAAAAATTCGGAATTAAAGAAATTAAATCATCAAAAAGCGAAAACAACAACAGATATTTATGATCAAACGATTGCAGAAAAATTTAATTACGACAAAGAATTAATCATCAACCGTCTGCATCAATTCGGAATTTTAACCATTTATTGCGAACCAAAAGAATTATCTATTAACCTTATCAATAAATACTTAGAAATTAAAGCGCGTGGATTATTTTAA
- a CDS encoding DsbA family oxidoreductase, giving the protein MKIEIWSDVMCPFCYIGKKHFEQALTQIPYQDKIEVEWKSYQLNPDLSKTEITSVDEYLIQAKGISQEQVSAMHNQLAEMGKPVGIDFQQQNSKVVNTGDAHRLIHFAQANGKGSEAEERLFKAYFTEGKNVADYEVLAELAEEIGLNKTEVLEMLNSDANVFEVASDVLDARNIGVSGVPFFVIDRKYAISGAQPVEYFVSALTQAYEKDHLDQPQNGASCDVDGNCD; this is encoded by the coding sequence ATGAAAATTGAAATCTGGTCGGATGTTATGTGTCCGTTCTGTTACATCGGAAAAAAACATTTTGAACAAGCTTTAACCCAAATTCCTTATCAAGATAAAATTGAGGTGGAATGGAAAAGTTATCAGTTAAATCCTGATTTATCTAAAACTGAAATTACATCTGTTGATGAATACTTAATTCAAGCAAAAGGAATTTCGCAAGAACAAGTTTCTGCGATGCATAATCAGTTAGCTGAAATGGGAAAACCTGTAGGAATCGACTTTCAACAACAAAACTCTAAAGTTGTGAATACAGGAGATGCTCATCGTTTAATTCATTTTGCGCAAGCAAATGGAAAAGGTTCGGAAGCAGAAGAAAGACTTTTTAAAGCGTATTTTACTGAAGGTAAAAATGTTGCTGATTATGAAGTTTTGGCTGAATTGGCTGAAGAAATTGGTTTAAATAAAACCGAAGTTCTTGAAATGCTAAATTCTGATGCAAATGTTTTTGAAGTTGCTTCTGATGTTTTGGATGCACGTAATATTGGTGTTTCTGGCGTTCCGTTTTTTGTAATCGATCGTAAATATGCGATTTCTGGAGCGCAACCTGTCGAGTATTTTGTATCTGCCTTGACACAAGCTTACGAAAAAGATCATTTGGATCAACCACAAAATGGTGCTTCTTGTGATGTAGACGGAAATTGTGATTAA